In Nerophis ophidion isolate RoL-2023_Sa linkage group LG02, RoL_Noph_v1.0, whole genome shotgun sequence, one DNA window encodes the following:
- the cebpa gene encoding CCAAT/enhancer-binding protein alpha yields the protein MELSNLYEVAAPRLPASQHHASPADPGGDIGDTEASMDLSAYIDTSALNDEFLADLFQNSSRHDRLRQVSCEVAYEHAHAHLYGAELKPEPYYEHAPARARPAAIKQEPRDEDAPPPPPPAYLHHYPPPPPHLQYQVAHCAQTAVHLQHPGQPTPPPTPAPSPHHYAPTQQRGGGKPKKHVDKNSPEYRLRRERNNVAVRKSRDKAKLRNMETQQKVLELSSDNERLRRRVEHLSRELDALRGIFRQHPSDGTR from the coding sequence ATGGAGCTGTCCAACCTGTACGAGGTGGCGGCGCCGCGGCTCCCGGCGAGCCAGCACCACGCCTCCCCGGCGGACCCGGGCGGGGACATCGGGGACACGGAGGCCTCCATGGACCTGAGCGCCTACATCGACACCTCCGCCCTGAACGACGAGTTCCTGGCCGACTTGTTCCAGAACTCTTCCCGCCACGACAGGCTCCGGCAGGTGAGCTGCGAGGTCGCCTACGAGCACGCGCACGCGCACTTATACGGCGCCGAGCTCAAGCCGGAGCCCTACTACGAGCACGCGCCCGCGCGCGCCCGCCCCGCGGCCATCAAGCAGGAGCCCCGCGACGAGGacgcgccgccgccgccgccgccggctTACCTGCACCACTACCCGCCGCCCCCGCCGCACCTGCAGTACCAGGTGGCGCACTGCGCGCAGACCGCCGTGCACCTCCAGCACCCGGGCCAGCCCACCCCGCCGCCCACGCCGGCGCCCAGTCCGCACCACTACGCCCCCACGCAGCAGCGTGGGGGCGGGAAGCCCAAGAAACACGTGGACAAGAACAGCCCGGAGTACCGGCTGCGGCGGGAGCGCAACAACGTGGCCGTGCGCAAAAGCCGCGACAAGGCCAAGCTGCGCAACATGGAGACGCAGCAGAAGGTTCTGGAACTGAGCAGCGACAACGAGCGGCTGCGGCGCCGCGTGGAGCACCTGAGCCGCGAACTGGACGCCCTGCGGGGCATCTTCAGGCAGCACCCCTCTGACGGGACCCGCTGA